One Hordeum vulgare subsp. vulgare chromosome 4H, MorexV3_pseudomolecules_assembly, whole genome shotgun sequence DNA window includes the following coding sequences:
- the LOC123446516 gene encoding uncharacterized protein LOC123446516 → MLWQHKVTQETKSDPVNSAAFPTMTTSSRSSHRLSCMTRNLLTPCKRALARLFRIPASAALSIRAFRFRNLRKSTAKMSPRHRRRAGRSFRSVRAVFWPLIPPSSTAAISTESPTARSVVAAAVPEVPVPSPETPAYVKMVARLRSRTTTRIGEEKEEACRSFESFLMEILTEEGKARDLQDVEELLQCWERLKSPVFVDLVCRFYGDLCKDLFSSAAGGVDGGNTDQDVGPVSMSAA, encoded by the coding sequence ATGCTGTGGCAGCACAAGGTAACCCAAGAAACCAAATCAGACCCTGTAAACTCCGCGGCGTTCCCCACGATGACAACCTCGTCTCGATCGTCTCATCGTCTCTCCTGCATGACGCGCAATCTTCTGACGCCATGCAAGCGAGCCCTTGCGCGGCTCTTCCGCATCCCGGCCTCCGCCGCCCTCTCTATCAGGGCTTTCCGGTTCCGCAATCTCCGCAAGTCCACTGCCAAGATGAGTCCCCGCCACCGTCGCCGTGCGGGCCGGAGCTTCCGGTCGGTCCGCGCGGTGTTCTGGCCGTTAATCCCCCCGTCTTCCACGGCGGCAATCTCGACAGAGAGCCCTACCGCGCGCAGTGTAGTTGCTGCGGCGGTCCCAGAGGTGCCGGTGCCGTCGCCAGAGACGCCTGCTTATGTGAAGATGGTGGCGCGGCTGCGGTCGAGGACGACCACGCGAattggagaggagaaagaggaggcatGCCGGAGTTTCGAGAGCTTCCTGATGGAGATTTTGACGGAGGAAGGCAAAGCGCGGGACCTGCAGGACGTGGAGGAACTCCTACAATGCTGGGAGCGGCTCAAGTCGCCGGTGTTCGTCGATCTGGTCTGCCGGTTCTATGGCGATCTGTGCAAGGACTTATTCTCCTCTGCCGCCGGGGGTGTGGACGGCGGAAACACTGACCAGGACGTGGGACCAGTTTCCATGTCGGCTGCTTAA